A region of the Peredibacter starrii genome:
AGGCACCAACCACGAGAGTGTCCCCCTTAAAGGACACAGACGCGCCAAATAGATCTCCGGGGAAATCCCCTCCCGCAAGCATAAGACCATCGTTATTGCTGGCCTTGATATAGGCACTCTGCTCCCAGTCAGTTCCTAATCGCTCATAAACATAAACAGCACCGCTATTTGTTAATGATGTATCACTGCTTGCAGAACCTCCATTTGTGATGATCCGCTGATTACTGTCTTCACCTGGAGCTCCCACCGCCAGAAATCTTCCATTAAACGCAACTGAAGAACCAAAGCTTTGCGAGGCAAGGCTATTTACCGGTTTAATGTAGGCCTCTTGGGCCCAAGTTGTTCCTGTTCGTTTATAAACATAAACAGCACCCGCGTTGGGGTTAGAATTATCAGAGCTTGAAGTCGACCCATTGGTGATAGAAGTATCGGAACTTGCTTCCCATGGAGCACCTACCGCAAGATAATCACCTTCCAGCGATATGGCACTTCCGAAACCATCACCTGCATCATTATTCGAAGCCTTTATATAGGCCTCTTGCTCCCAATTTTTGCCTGACTTTCTATAAACATAAACAGCTCCGGAGTAACCATTTGTGTTATCCAAACTACTGCCTGTCCCATTCGTGATAGTAGTCTCATTACTGCCTTCATTTGGAGTTCCAACAGCAAGAGTATCTCCATGTATTGATAGTCTTTCACCAAATTTATCACTTGCTCCGGCATTGCTTGCTTTAATAAAAGCAGTCATATCCCAACCGGTTGTGCGCTCATAAAGATAAACAGCTCCAGATTCACTCAAAGTATTATTAGGGCTGGCAGTTGTTCCATTAGTAATGGTCGTCTCATTACTTGATTCCCCTGTGGCACTTACGGCCAGTATGCTTCCATGAAGAGAAACCTGACTTCCAAAGTTATCAAAGTTATCGGCATTGGCGGCCTTAATGTAGGCCTCTTGCTCCCAGGTTGTTCCCGTTCTCTTATAAACATAGACCGCACCTGTGCTATAAGTACTTTCATCAGTTGAGGCGGTGTTACCATTTGTAATCGTGGTTTGATTGCTGCCTTCTCCAGTGGCCCCGACAGCTAAAAGATCACCATGAAGGGAAACACTTTCTCCAAATAATATATAATCAGCATTATTGACAGCCTTGATAAAGGCCTGGAGCTCCCAAACTGAACCATTACGTTTATAAACATGGACAGCACCTGAACCACTACTGCCACTAGCTCCCGGAGTTGGTCCTGAAGTCGTAATCGTATTCTGATCAGTTTCATCCCGCGAGACACCTACAACAAGAGTATCTTCACTTAAAGAAAGGACCTCACCAAAACCGTAAATATCGGGCGCATTACTAACCTTGATATAGGCCTCTTGGTTCCAGCCGTACTCAATATAGCTGATTGAATTATCAGTTGAAGTAGAGGCCAGGTTAGTCACACCATTTGGTCTGGCCACTTTACCTGCACCGATTGTAGGAATGATTGTCCCTTGCCCGGATACTGTTACAGCAGTTATTTTGAAGTTTCTGTCGTCACCACAATTATCAATTTGCCATGTCAGATTCGCACCGCCACTTCCAGCATTACTGATATCAGCTGCAGTGAATGTGGCAGGGTTAATCACGGATGAGAAAGTCACTTTATAAGAAAAGCCGGCAGCAGTGACTGGCTCACTCACAGGAGTGAAAACACAGCTTCCTACTGTTTCAGAAACTGATTGCTCAACGGTCACGGTTGGCTTCACAACATCAGAAGGAGTGGCACTGAAAGTCACACCACTTGTCACAGTTGAACCATTCGTAGCACATAATCTAAACGAGTATGTTGTTCCGGTAGTTAGTCCATTCACAACATAATGATTCACATCACCTGCAGAGATGATTGTTCCAACCGAACAACTTGCAGGGGCCACACTTCCAGCTTGATAAGAAATAATATAATTATTGGCCGTAAGAAGTTTTGCCCAATCGATCGTGACTGAAGTTAATCCAATTGAGGATGTTACTCCGCCCAGCTCCAGTAACTCTCCATTGAAGCGATAAATGTAGACCGCGCCGGAGCTCTCACTTGCATAATTATAAGCAAAGCTAGAGCCATTGATGACAGTATTTAAATCGTTTGAGTCTCCAGGCGCACTAATGGCCAGAGTATCCCCACTCAAAGAAACGGAGTACCCGCTTCCATACCAGACTTCATTAATGGGAGACTTAATATAAGCAGTTTGTGCCCAGTTGGTACCCGTGCGCTTAAACACATACACGGCCCCAGAATTTTCAGTGGAGTTATCTGCACTCGCACCTGCGCCTTTCGTAATTGTATTTTGATTACTGTCTTCCTCAGGAACACCCACCACCAGGTAATCACCTTGAAGATCAAGAGCAAAACCAAATGAATCAAAGGCCTCGCTGTTAGAGGACTTAATGTAGGCCTCTTGTGCCCAATTACTTCCAGTTCGCTTATACACATAAACAGCTCCGGAATTCTCGGCCGAGATGTCTGAACTTGAGCCTGTGCCATTCGTTATTGAGGTCTGATTACTGCTTTCATAAAGTGAAGTCACAACAAGTGTGTCTTTGTCGAGAGCAATGACTTCACCAAACTGATAATATTCAGTAGAATTTGAAGCTTTGATAAGGGCTTCTTGCTGCCAAAGACCCGCAACTCTGCGGTAAACATAAACAGCTCCGGAATCTTCACGTATATCATTTGTCGGAGTGTCCGATCCGTTAGTGATGATTGTTTCAAAACTATCTTCCCAAGGTGATCCCACTGCAATCGTGTCATTACTCAGGGCCACCGTGGTACCAAAATAATCATACTCGGAATTATTCCCTGCTTTGATATAGGCTTCTTGTTCCCAGTTCGATCCTGATCTGTAAAATACATATACTGCCCCCGAATCTTCCATCGAGTTATCAGTAGTGGCCGTTGGGCCATTCGTTATGGTGACTTGATCACTGTCTTCTTGATCAGCGCCTACGATAAGAGTATTGCCATCAAGAGCAACGGAGTGGCCAAAATTATCATTATTCTGACTATTGCCTGCCTTGATATAGGCCTCTTGGGCCCATTCATTGCTTACTTTGCGAAAGACGTAAACTGCACCGACGTTGAATCCAGAATCATCCATACTGGCAGAAGATCCGTTTGTGATGACATTTTCGGGACTTCCTTCGCTGGCCATGCCAACTGCCAAGGTGTCACCGTCCAGGGAAATGACTTTACCAAACTGCTTCCAAACAGTTGCATTCGGGGCCTTAATATAGGCCTCTTGGGCCCAGTTCACACCCGAGCGCTTATAAATATGAACAGCACCAGAATTTTCAAGATCATTATTAGATGTAAAAGTAGGACCGTTGGTGATGATATTTTGGTTGTTATCATCGTATTCACCTCCGACCGCCAATGTGTCCCCACTAAGTGAAACACTCATTCCGAAGGAATCATATGATTCATTATCCAACGCCTTGATATACGCCTCTTGCGACCAACCAATTTGCGCAAACAGAACCACGTTATCAGTTGCAGTAGAAGCAGAGTTAGAGTTCCCTACTAAGTCCTGAACGCTTCCAGCAGCGATATTTGGAATGATCGTTCCGTACCCATCAATTGCGGTCGTCTTCAACATAAAGACCGTGTTTTCATGACAGTTCGTGAGTGTCCAGTTGAGAGTAGTTGCGCCACCTGTACCTGAATTGGTGATATCAGAGAGATCAAAGGTGCCGTCGTTAATGGGTTTAGAGAAAGTGATTTTGTATTCAAATCCAACCACATCAGTAGGATCAGTAGTGGCATTGAAAGTACAACTTCCAATTGTTTCCGCCACGGCCTGATTAATAGTCACACCCGGACCACTGATTGAGAACGTGATCGAGTTATCGACTGATGTGGATAGTGAGTTTCCGTTTCCAGCACGATCTGTAAAAGCATTTGCCGGCAGATTTGGAACGATTGTCCCATCTCCCATCACGGCGATAGATGACAGCATGAAGTTTTGATTATCTCCGCAACTCGTGACCGACCATTGCAGAGTAATATTCCCTCCAGTTCCAGCATTCACAAAATCAGAAGGAGTCAGAGTGCTGGCAATGATGGGTTCAGAGACCTGAACTCTGTATTGCAAGTTAGAAGTATTCGTTGGATCCGAAGCAGCAGTAAATGTACAAGCGCCGACAGTTTGATTGATGGACTGCTCGATTGTCACTGTTGGAGCGACGGTATCATAATTAATTGTATTATCTGTAGAAGTAGATGCTGTAT
Encoded here:
- a CDS encoding fibronectin type III domain-containing protein, whose product is MNADTSAMSLVIWPIYVLLFMLLAGCNEINIAIKDSFISTPGPLVTINKAVSESVGSCSFTAAPAFTQNANFEYRVTFSEVIDPLTLDVSDFNNSGTGSGVVWNLTNCGDDQNFKLAVTAVGVDGTVVPTLARDSALSLTNYGNKPSTTTDNVVTVDTLSPSVTLNLASNQTVGSCVFTTANGYAGASGFSYRVTFSERINSSTFTNADITNSGSGGSTLGWTITSCGDGRNFRLSAASVSGDGTIIPSINANVVEDLAGNLNTASTSTDNTINYDTVAPTVTIEQSINQTVGACTFTAASDPTNTSNLQYRVQVSEPIIASTLTPSDFVNAGTGGNITLQWSVTSCGDNQNFMLSSIAVMGDGTIVPNLPANAFTDRAGNGNSLSTSVDNSITFSISGPGVTINQAVAETIGSCTFNATTDPTDVVGFEYKITFSKPINDGTFDLSDITNSGTGGATTLNWTLTNCHENTVFMLKTTAIDGYGTIIPNIAAGSVQDLVGNSNSASTATDNVVLFAQIGWSQEAYIKALDNESYDSFGMSVSLSGDTLAVGGEYDDNNQNIITNGPTFTSNNDLENSGAVHIYKRSGVNWAQEAYIKAPNATVWKQFGKVISLDGDTLAVGMASEGSPENVITNGSSASMDDSGFNVGAVYVFRKVSNEWAQEAYIKAGNSQNNDNFGHSVALDGNTLIVGADQEDSDQVTITNGPTATTDNSMEDSGAVYVFYRSGSNWEQEAYIKAGNNSEYDYFGTTVALSNDTIAVGSPWEDSFETIITNGSDTPTNDIREDSGAVYVYRRVAGLWQQEALIKASNSTEYYQFGEVIALDKDTLVVTSLYESSNQTSITNGTGSSSDISAENSGAVYVYKRTGSNWAQEAYIKSSNSEAFDSFGFALDLQGDYLVVGVPEEDSNQNTITKGAGASADNSTENSGAVYVFKRTGTNWAQTAYIKSPINEVWYGSGYSVSLSGDTLAISAPGDSNDLNTVINGSSFAYNYASESSGAVYIYRFNGELLELGGVTSSIGLTSVTIDWAKLLTANNYIISYQAGSVAPASCSVGTIISAGDVNHYVVNGLTTGTTYSFRLCATNGSTVTSGVTFSATPSDVVKPTVTVEQSVSETVGSCVFTPVSEPVTAAGFSYKVTFSSVINPATFTAADISNAGSGGANLTWQIDNCGDDRNFKITAVTVSGQGTIIPTIGAGKVARPNGVTNLASTSTDNSISYIEYGWNQEAYIKVSNAPDIYGFGEVLSLSEDTLVVGVSRDETDQNTITTSGPTPGASGSSGSGAVHVYKRNGSVWELQAFIKAVNNADYILFGESVSLHGDLLAVGATGEGSNQTTITNGNTASTDESTYSTGAVYVYKRTGTTWEQEAYIKAANADNFDNFGSQVSLHGSILAVSATGESSNETTITNGTTASPNNTLSESGAVYLYERTTGWDMTAFIKASNAGASDKFGERLSIHGDTLAVGTPNEGSNETTITNGTGSSLDNTNGYSGAVYVYRKSGKNWEQEAYIKASNNDAGDGFGSAISLEGDYLAVGAPWEASSDTSITNGSTSSSDNSNPNAGAVYVYKRTGTTWAQEAYIKPVNSLASQSFGSSVAFNGRFLAVGAPGEDSNQRIITNGGSASSDTSLTNSGAVYVYERLGTDWEQSAYIKASNNDGLMLAGGDFPGDLFGASVSFKGDTLVVGASDESSCQNFITNGTTSSSDNSCMSAGGVYVYRNNIKLFDVTDLVATPDTDSITLEWVKTGSTTTSYLVAMALGSTPPADCSGAVNVGNVTSYVLSGLDPETIYSVRVCSTNGTDITEGLTLTVETNSDSTN